One window of Macrococcus sp. 19Msa1099 genomic DNA carries:
- a CDS encoding gluconate:H+ symporter codes for MDFIVQQWPLFTVAIAIIILLVLIMGLKLNTFISLIIVAFLTALMLGIPLDKVVATIEAGMGGTLGHIALIFGLGAMLGKLLADGGGATRIAHTLIDKFGLKHIQWAVVVASFIIGIALFFEVGLVLLIPIVYTIAKETKLPALYLGIPMAAALSVTHGFLPPHPGPVMIAKEYDANLGEVLIYGFIIAIPVAIIAGPLFTKFAKKITPTAFTREGDISSLGKNVNFKIEETPGFFISTLTALFPVLLMLISTIVKLMVEAQGINVNGLIKAIYLIGDASTAMLISILIAVITMGLSRGRKMKDVMQSVTDAIYPIGMMILIIGAGGAFKQVLIDGGVGKHVETLFTHSDFSPILLAWLVAAVLRIALGSATVAAISTTGIVIPLLEASDVNLALVVLATGAGSVIASHVNDAGFWMFKEYFGLSIKETVLTWTLLETIISVSGLVFIMIFSLFV; via the coding sequence ATGGATTTTATCGTACAACAATGGCCGTTATTTACAGTCGCTATAGCTATTATTATTCTACTGGTCTTAATTATGGGACTCAAACTTAATACGTTTATATCATTAATCATCGTCGCTTTTTTAACGGCACTTATGCTAGGGATTCCTTTAGATAAAGTCGTCGCTACGATTGAAGCAGGAATGGGTGGGACACTTGGACATATTGCGCTCATCTTTGGTTTAGGTGCTATGCTTGGGAAGTTGCTTGCTGATGGTGGGGGAGCAACGAGAATTGCACATACGCTCATCGATAAATTTGGACTAAAACATATTCAGTGGGCTGTTGTTGTGGCATCCTTCATTATAGGGATTGCACTATTCTTTGAAGTCGGTCTTGTATTACTGATTCCGATTGTGTATACCATTGCGAAAGAAACGAAACTACCCGCACTTTATTTAGGTATTCCTATGGCTGCAGCACTTTCTGTAACGCATGGTTTCTTACCGCCACATCCTGGACCGGTCATGATTGCAAAAGAATATGACGCAAACCTTGGTGAAGTATTAATATATGGCTTTATCATTGCGATTCCTGTAGCAATCATTGCAGGCCCGTTATTTACAAAGTTTGCAAAGAAAATTACGCCGACAGCATTCACACGTGAAGGAGACATCTCGTCTTTAGGTAAAAACGTGAATTTCAAAATTGAGGAAACACCAGGATTTTTCATTAGTACACTTACAGCATTATTTCCTGTATTATTAATGCTGATTTCCACAATTGTTAAATTAATGGTAGAAGCACAAGGAATAAATGTAAATGGATTGATCAAGGCCATTTACCTAATTGGTGATGCATCTACTGCCATGCTGATTTCAATATTGATCGCTGTAATCACAATGGGTCTCTCTAGAGGGCGCAAGATGAAAGATGTGATGCAGTCGGTTACAGATGCAATCTATCCAATTGGGATGATGATTCTGATAATCGGTGCAGGTGGCGCATTTAAACAGGTATTGATTGATGGTGGCGTAGGTAAGCATGTCGAAACATTATTTACGCATTCAGACTTTTCACCGATTCTGTTAGCTTGGCTTGTTGCAGCAGTACTTAGAATTGCATTAGGATCTGCGACAGTTGCTGCGATTTCTACGACAGGTATCGTTATTCCGTTGCTTGAAGCGTCTGATGTGAATTTAGCATTGGTTGTTCTTGCAACAGGTGCCGGGAGTGTCATCGCATCACATGTGAATGATGCAGGATTCTGGATGTTTAAAGAATATTTCGGGTTATCCATTAAAGAGACAGTGCTGACATGGACGCTTCTAGAGACGATCATATCTGTGAGTGGTCTCGTCTTTATTATGATTTTCAGCCTGTTTGTATAA
- a CDS encoding Bax inhibitor-1 family protein, which translates to MNNYYNAQPVTRASAYRQTFLFFMYYWIIFAVGTYLGQFVPAGLRFTVSMAIFALVMLSLFVRASRKFGFLISNLMAFGMGIVSYGTFMYYMSTLGEAAFYQNVALAVGAFLAFGLVGYFVVGDASNLGRLLFPALIALVFASFLGIFIQIPMFQMVITIAGLAIFFLYTVYDFNRLKQGNFSPQEMGFSLFINLLNIILDILRLASILKD; encoded by the coding sequence ATGAACAATTATTATAATGCACAACCTGTGACACGCGCATCAGCGTATCGTCAAACGTTTTTATTCTTTATGTATTACTGGATTATCTTTGCGGTAGGAACATATTTAGGACAATTTGTGCCAGCGGGATTAAGATTTACGGTTTCTATGGCAATTTTTGCACTTGTAATGTTATCGTTATTCGTGCGTGCTTCACGTAAGTTTGGATTCTTAATTTCTAACTTAATGGCGTTTGGGATGGGGATTGTAAGTTACGGTACATTTATGTACTACATGTCAACGTTAGGTGAAGCTGCATTCTATCAAAACGTTGCACTTGCTGTAGGGGCATTCTTAGCCTTTGGTTTAGTTGGATACTTTGTAGTAGGAGATGCATCTAACTTAGGGCGTCTATTATTCCCAGCATTAATCGCATTAGTATTTGCAAGTTTCTTAGGCATATTCATTCAAATTCCAATGTTCCAGATGGTGATTACAATTGCAGGACTTGCAATCTTCTTCTTGTATACAGTATATGACTTTAACCGTTTAAAACAAGGAAACTTCTCACCACAGGAGATGGGATTTAGCTTATTTATCAACCTATTGAATATCATTTTAGATATTTTACGATTAGCAAGTATTTTAAAAGATTAA
- a CDS encoding YebC/PmpR family DNA-binding transcriptional regulator → MGRKWNNIKDKKAAKDKDTSRIYAKFGREIYVAAKSGEPDPESNQNLKFVLERAKTYSVPKHIIDRAIEKAKGGAEENYDELRYEGFGPGGSMLIVDALTNNVNRTASDVRAAFGKNGGNMGVSGSVSYMFDNTAVFGFDGKSADETLEILMEADIDVRDVIEEDGHVIVYAEPDQFAAVQNTLKEAEIEEFTIAELSMVPQTELDLSDSDLEVFEKLVDAIEDLEDVQTVHHNVNV, encoded by the coding sequence ATGGGTCGTAAATGGAACAACATTAAAGATAAGAAAGCTGCAAAGGACAAGGATACAAGTAGAATCTATGCGAAATTCGGTCGTGAAATCTATGTCGCAGCAAAGTCTGGAGAGCCAGATCCTGAATCGAACCAAAACTTGAAATTCGTTCTTGAACGTGCGAAAACATACTCTGTACCGAAACATATTATTGATCGTGCTATCGAGAAAGCTAAAGGCGGTGCAGAAGAGAACTACGATGAACTACGCTATGAGGGATTTGGTCCTGGTGGTTCGATGTTAATCGTAGACGCCCTTACAAATAACGTTAACCGTACAGCGAGTGACGTTCGTGCGGCGTTTGGTAAGAACGGGGGGAATATGGGGGTATCCGGTTCAGTAAGTTATATGTTTGATAATACTGCAGTGTTTGGATTTGATGGTAAGAGTGCAGATGAAACGCTGGAAATTCTGATGGAAGCAGATATTGATGTACGCGATGTAATAGAAGAGGACGGGCACGTTATTGTCTATGCAGAACCTGATCAATTTGCAGCAGTACAGAATACATTGAAAGAAGCAGAGATTGAAGAATTTACTATAGCCGAACTTTCAATGGTCCCTCAGACTGAATTAGACTTATCCGATTCGGACTTAGAAGTATTTGAAAAGTTAGTAGACGCGATTGAAGATTTAGAAGACGTACAGACTGTACACCATAATGTAAATGTATAA
- a CDS encoding cupin domain-containing protein: MNKQDFIETLQLQPHPEGGYYYETYQSELNIDDKRLYTSIYFLLESGNISHFHRIQSDELWYFHAGDSLTIHMIHPDGSYQSVKLGLDVKKGEVPQYLVPKNTIFASTVEGEDRWSLVGCMVAPGFTFESFELFTQDELIEWYPRHQTIIEKYALKHKGNV; encoded by the coding sequence ATGAATAAACAGGATTTTATAGAGACATTGCAATTACAACCACATCCAGAAGGGGGCTATTACTATGAGACATATCAATCTGAACTTAACATAGATGATAAAAGACTATATACAAGCATCTATTTCTTGCTAGAGTCAGGAAATATTTCACACTTTCATCGTATACAGTCGGATGAACTGTGGTATTTCCATGCAGGTGATTCACTGACGATTCATATGATTCATCCTGATGGGAGTTATCAGTCTGTTAAACTTGGGCTCGATGTGAAAAAGGGTGAAGTGCCACAATATCTAGTACCAAAGAACACGATATTTGCATCTACAGTTGAAGGAGAAGATAGATGGAGTCTCGTTGGCTGTATGGTCGCACCAGGATTTACATTCGAGAGCTTTGAACTGTTTACGCAAGATGAACTGATAGAGTGGTACCCGAGACACCAAACGATTATCGAAAAATATGCATTAAAGCACAAGGGGAATGTATAA
- a CDS encoding VOC family protein yields the protein MKNKKITPFMMFNGKAEAAIEFYTAVFRNSEIISMIKYDEQGPGAPGTVNHAVFTIHNEQFMAIDNANGTDIPFTPALSFAVECESAEEIEFLYDQLKEDGQVLMELAPMHPVSEKFAWVADQFGINWQLNLSIG from the coding sequence ATGAAAAACAAAAAAATTACGCCATTTATGATGTTTAATGGAAAAGCAGAAGCGGCAATTGAATTTTATACCGCTGTATTTCGTAATAGTGAGATCATTTCTATGATTAAGTATGATGAACAAGGACCAGGTGCACCCGGGACGGTGAATCATGCAGTGTTTACAATTCATAACGAACAGTTTATGGCAATTGACAACGCGAATGGTACAGATATTCCTTTTACGCCGGCGCTAAGTTTTGCGGTTGAATGCGAATCTGCTGAAGAGATTGAATTCCTATATGATCAGTTAAAGGAGGATGGACAAGTGCTGATGGAACTTGCGCCGATGCATCCAGTGTCAGAGAAGTTTGCATGGGTAGCTGATCAGTTTGGTATCAACTGGCAATTAAACCTATCCATTGGATGA
- a CDS encoding SDR family oxidoreductase, with protein MDLGLKGKVAIITGSSKGIGKETATVLAAEGARVVIASRHEDELINIAKEIKEQTGQEVSYQVCDVTKETDCKQFVQKAIDTYGKLDILINNAGSAFAKNFEDVSLDDWQDDLDLKLFGALHMLHAALPELKKNGGAIVNLTAIAGKNPPADTTPTSVTRAAGLALTKTLSKDLAQYNIRVNAVCIGLIRSGQIEKRWQEEAPEKPWEEYARDPKFEIPIGRIGDTREAANVISFLVSDAASYVTGTAVNIDGGKSPSL; from the coding sequence ATGGATTTAGGTTTAAAGGGTAAAGTAGCTATAATTACAGGTTCAAGTAAAGGTATCGGTAAGGAAACTGCGACGGTATTAGCTGCAGAAGGTGCTCGTGTAGTGATTGCTTCCCGTCATGAAGACGAACTGATTAATATTGCAAAGGAAATTAAGGAGCAAACAGGTCAAGAAGTATCTTATCAAGTATGTGATGTTACGAAGGAAACGGACTGTAAACAATTTGTTCAAAAAGCAATCGATACGTATGGAAAGCTTGATATACTCATCAATAATGCAGGAAGTGCGTTTGCTAAAAATTTCGAAGATGTTTCGCTGGATGACTGGCAGGATGATCTTGACCTCAAACTATTCGGTGCGCTTCATATGTTACATGCAGCATTACCAGAACTTAAGAAGAATGGGGGCGCCATAGTCAATCTTACAGCCATTGCTGGCAAAAACCCTCCAGCCGATACAACACCAACCTCTGTCACGCGTGCAGCAGGACTTGCATTGACGAAGACATTAAGTAAGGATCTTGCACAGTATAATATTCGTGTGAACGCTGTATGTATCGGTCTGATTCGCAGTGGTCAGATTGAAAAACGCTGGCAGGAGGAAGCACCTGAAAAGCCTTGGGAAGAATATGCAAGAGATCCTAAGTTTGAAATTCCGATTGGTCGTATTGGTGATACTAGAGAAGCGGCGAATGTCATTTCATTCTTAGTAAGTGATGCAGCAAGTTATGTTACGGGTACTGCTGTAAATATCGATGGTGGTAAATCACCAAGTCTTTAA
- a CDS encoding GntR family transcriptional regulator, with product MISIDNRSRIPIYEQLINGFKLQIMNGVLLPDEKLPSVRQLAQELTINPNTIQKAYRELEHLGYTYSVPGKGSFVNTIQNEMNKERINMLTETLHKTVQELLFLGLTKEEIIAAIENMRGEHDDNQTE from the coding sequence ATGATATCAATCGACAATAGGAGTCGTATTCCGATATATGAGCAGCTTATCAATGGATTTAAGCTTCAAATTATGAATGGCGTTCTGCTACCGGATGAAAAGCTGCCGTCCGTGAGACAGCTTGCGCAAGAGTTAACCATTAATCCGAACACTATTCAAAAGGCATACCGTGAACTAGAACATCTAGGTTACACCTATTCAGTCCCAGGTAAAGGAAGCTTTGTAAACACCATTCAAAATGAGATGAATAAGGAGCGCATCAACATGTTAACAGAGACATTGCATAAAACAGTGCAGGAATTACTATTTCTAGGTCTGACGAAAGAAGAGATTATAGCAGCAATTGAAAACATGAGGGGTGAGCACGATGACAATCAAACTGAATAA
- a CDS encoding ABC transporter ATP-binding protein — protein sequence MTIKLNKVSKSFGKFKAVDEVDLIIKQGSIQGLLGSNGAGKTTLLKLIAGIYKSDTGQITVNDMDIFEDIHYKAHMIFISDIPYFFGHASLDEMSEFYKMMFPDFSEERYKQLVKVLNMNPSKKIAKLSKGMQRQCAFILAIAARPKVMLLDEPFDGLDPIVRHTIKNILIQDVTNHDMALFVSSHNLREMEDFCDAVTLMHEGRVLMTRDLDDLKGNVAKIQMAFSTLPDESFYKGMNVIEKVTKGRVVTCIVKDNLDRVEEYITTADPLLYDILPLTLEEIFTYELGGYGYAIENIIVE from the coding sequence ATGACAATCAAACTGAATAAGGTCAGCAAGTCATTTGGAAAGTTCAAAGCGGTGGATGAAGTTGACTTAATAATAAAGCAAGGTTCAATTCAAGGGTTACTTGGAAGTAATGGGGCAGGTAAGACAACATTGCTCAAGCTAATTGCAGGTATCTATAAAAGTGATACTGGACAGATTACAGTAAATGATATGGATATATTCGAAGACATCCATTATAAGGCGCATATGATCTTTATCTCTGATATTCCTTATTTCTTTGGACATGCGAGTCTGGATGAGATGTCTGAGTTCTATAAAATGATGTTTCCCGATTTCAGTGAAGAACGATACAAACAGCTTGTAAAAGTGCTTAATATGAATCCATCTAAGAAGATTGCAAAGTTATCAAAAGGTATGCAGCGTCAATGTGCATTTATACTAGCGATTGCAGCACGTCCTAAAGTTATGCTGCTGGATGAACCGTTTGATGGATTAGACCCGATTGTCAGACATACAATCAAGAACATCTTGATTCAGGATGTTACTAATCATGACATGGCTTTGTTCGTGTCTAGCCATAATTTAAGAGAAATGGAAGATTTCTGTGATGCGGTAACTTTGATGCATGAAGGACGCGTATTGATGACACGTGACCTTGATGACTTAAAAGGAAATGTAGCTAAAATACAGATGGCTTTCAGCACATTACCTGATGAATCATTCTATAAAGGGATGAATGTTATCGAGAAAGTGACTAAAGGACGTGTAGTTACTTGTATCGTAAAAGACAACCTAGACAGAGTAGAAGAATATATTACAACAGCAGATCCACTGCTCTATGATATATTACCGCTCACATTAGAAGAAATCTTTACATATGAATTGGGAGGTTACGGTTATGCAATTGAAAACATCATTGTGGAATAA
- a CDS encoding phospholipase D family protein produces MATKRKAVQTRKQSTAKKRPVNKMRKTKRSRSKSKFKFKHFVILGCIIYICSVIYGAFKPLPGGVSKWFESSKTNDVKLLVDKTYEKENHMYYNHEIFNEQLKTIQEADDFIILDMFLFNNTYDGQKKFTKLTETLTQALIDKKKESPNIRIYMLTDPINSFYGSYTPEHYRKLRDNGIVLYETNLVKLRDSNPLYSGLWRPTLRWFGNNENGIITNIFSKDAPNVTVRGFGRLLNMKANHRKTLVTEDAAIISSSNPHDPSAHHQNIAVKVTGKLQEDLIKSEVSALNMSGSKLSASDFNITHRAYSSDMDYTTTLVTEGKIKAALLEQINMTKTGDRVKMGMFYLSDRDIIKALIKASKRGVGIQMILDVNKEAFGKEKPGIPNKPVAHELVSKSNDRIQVKWAVSHGEQFHAKYTLFQYKDSKTSTLVLGSANLTRRNVGDYNMETDVIISGRSDLPVFHRLNREFSAMWNNEQAYVTDDYEVKKDPSFIKDVIYRVQEFTGISSF; encoded by the coding sequence ATGGCGACAAAAAGGAAAGCAGTTCAGACAAGAAAGCAATCTACAGCTAAAAAGCGTCCTGTGAATAAAATGCGTAAGACAAAAAGATCAAGGTCAAAGTCAAAGTTTAAATTCAAGCATTTCGTTATTCTAGGATGTATCATTTATATATGCAGTGTCATCTATGGTGCGTTCAAACCATTGCCAGGCGGCGTCAGCAAATGGTTTGAATCAAGTAAGACAAATGATGTGAAACTACTTGTAGACAAAACGTATGAGAAAGAAAATCATATGTATTATAACCATGAAATATTCAATGAACAGTTGAAAACGATTCAAGAAGCAGATGATTTTATCATTTTAGATATGTTTTTATTCAACAATACATATGACGGACAAAAAAAATTCACAAAGCTGACAGAAACACTGACGCAAGCATTGATTGATAAGAAAAAGGAAAGTCCCAATATTCGCATCTACATGTTGACAGATCCCATCAATTCTTTTTATGGAAGCTATACACCAGAGCACTACAGAAAATTGCGCGATAACGGTATCGTACTCTATGAAACGAACCTTGTGAAACTAAGAGATTCCAATCCACTTTATTCCGGGTTATGGCGTCCGACATTAAGATGGTTCGGTAATAATGAGAACGGAATAATCACTAATATATTTTCTAAGGACGCACCAAATGTTACTGTAAGAGGATTCGGCAGATTGTTGAATATGAAAGCGAACCATAGAAAAACACTGGTCACTGAAGATGCAGCAATAATCTCAAGTAGTAACCCCCATGATCCGAGTGCCCATCATCAGAATATTGCAGTAAAAGTGACAGGTAAGCTACAGGAAGATTTGATAAAAAGTGAAGTGAGTGCACTTAATATGAGTGGCAGTAAGCTGTCCGCAAGTGACTTTAATATTACGCACCGTGCATATAGTAGTGACATGGACTATACTACAACACTAGTCACAGAAGGTAAGATTAAAGCTGCACTGCTCGAACAGATCAATATGACGAAAACGGGAGATCGTGTGAAGATGGGGATGTTCTATCTTTCTGACAGAGATATCATTAAAGCATTGATAAAAGCATCGAAACGAGGTGTCGGGATTCAGATGATACTGGATGTGAATAAAGAAGCATTTGGTAAGGAAAAACCTGGTATTCCAAATAAACCGGTCGCACATGAGCTAGTATCCAAATCAAATGATAGGATTCAAGTAAAATGGGCGGTAAGTCATGGTGAACAATTTCATGCGAAGTATACGTTATTCCAATATAAAGATAGTAAGACGAGTACACTGGTACTCGGTAGTGCTAATCTGACACGTCGTAATGTTGGGGACTACAATATGGAGACAGATGTTATTATTAGTGGACGCAGTGATCTTCCGGTCTTCCATCGACTGAATCGGGAATTTAGTGCGATGTGGAATAATGAACAGGCTTATGTTACAGACGATTATGAAGTGAAGAAAGATCCGTCATTTATTAAAGATGTCATATACAGAGTCCAAGAATTTACAGGAATATCAAGTTTCTAA
- a CDS encoding ATP-binding cassette domain-containing protein, with protein MIEVRDVTKVYRTKKGDINALDHVSLTIEKGQVFGIVGYSGAGKSTLLRLINRLEKPSTGQVFVEGNEITALKESALRKQRQNIGMIFQQFNLFKSKTVSDNIRYPLKLTKKYSKQEIEARVDELLNFVGLSDKKDDYPNQLSGGQKQRIGIARALATEPDILLCDEATSALDPETTDDILELLKKINQRLNITIVIITHEMEVVKKICDEVAVMEKGKVVEQNKVFELFTSPQHATTKRFVHSVLNDDIPKDIDISNRRLYRFIFNHEQILKPALSEVGRQYHVDFNILYGGITELTDKLFGNLLIEAVGQPEHINSALDDLIQKGIKVKEVEGFEN; from the coding sequence ATTATTGAAGTACGAGACGTGACGAAGGTTTATCGCACGAAAAAAGGTGACATCAATGCTTTAGACCATGTCAGCTTAACTATTGAAAAAGGTCAGGTCTTCGGTATTGTAGGATATTCAGGTGCGGGTAAATCTACTTTACTTAGACTGATCAATCGACTTGAAAAACCGTCGACAGGTCAAGTGTTTGTTGAAGGTAATGAGATTACAGCATTGAAAGAAAGTGCGCTTAGAAAACAGCGACAGAATATTGGAATGATCTTTCAGCAGTTCAACTTATTTAAATCGAAAACAGTCAGTGATAATATCCGATATCCATTAAAGCTGACAAAGAAATATAGCAAGCAGGAAATTGAGGCGCGAGTGGATGAACTCTTAAACTTTGTTGGCCTGAGTGACAAGAAAGATGACTATCCAAATCAACTTTCAGGAGGACAGAAGCAGCGTATTGGTATTGCAAGAGCCCTTGCAACTGAACCGGATATCTTATTATGCGATGAAGCAACGAGTGCCCTGGATCCAGAGACAACAGACGATATCCTGGAATTACTCAAGAAAATTAATCAGCGGCTCAATATTACGATTGTTATTATTACGCATGAGATGGAGGTCGTCAAAAAGATTTGTGATGAAGTGGCTGTAATGGAAAAAGGGAAGGTTGTTGAGCAGAATAAAGTGTTCGAGTTATTCACTTCACCGCAACATGCAACAACAAAACGATTTGTCCACAGTGTGCTGAATGATGATATCCCTAAAGATATTGACATTAGTAATCGACGTTTATATCGTTTTATATTCAATCATGAACAAATATTAAAACCGGCACTAAGTGAAGTTGGACGTCAGTATCATGTAGATTTCAATATTTTATACGGCGGTATAACGGAGTTAACCGATAAGTTATTTGGTAATTTACTGATTGAAGCGGTCGGACAACCAGAACATATAAACAGTGCGCTAGACGATCTCATACAAAAAGGCATTAAAGTAAAGGAGGTTGAAGGATTTGAAAACTGA
- a CDS encoding methionine ABC transporter permease, with product MKTDITTFYPVIIEQTINTLIMVAITLIFATLIGLPIGILLYATAKGNILENKVVNSILNAIINTIRPIPFIIFLVALIPITRILVGTSIGIWAAIFPMTLAASLSIARIVENNIVSVDRGVIEAAEAMGSSKFDILFKVLIPEAAGALILGLTFTTVSLIEFSAVAGLVGAGGIGYLAFTYGYQRFDVLIMFITVVILIILVQITQFIGNKVASIYTSRL from the coding sequence TTGAAAACTGATATTACGACGTTCTATCCCGTTATTATCGAACAGACAATTAATACACTGATTATGGTTGCGATCACGTTAATCTTTGCAACGCTCATTGGACTACCAATTGGTATACTGCTTTATGCAACAGCAAAAGGTAATATACTCGAGAATAAAGTAGTGAACAGTATATTGAACGCCATTATTAATACGATACGCCCAATACCTTTCATCATATTTCTAGTAGCATTGATTCCGATAACCCGAATTCTAGTCGGGACATCTATTGGCATCTGGGCAGCAATATTTCCGATGACACTTGCAGCCTCGCTTTCTATCGCTCGAATTGTAGAAAATAACATCGTGTCTGTAGATAGAGGAGTCATTGAAGCAGCTGAAGCGATGGGATCAAGCAAGTTCGACATACTGTTCAAAGTACTCATCCCAGAAGCTGCAGGCGCTTTAATATTAGGTCTTACATTTACAACTGTATCTTTAATAGAATTCTCAGCTGTGGCAGGACTTGTTGGTGCAGGTGGAATTGGATATTTAGCATTTACTTATGGATATCAAAGATTTGACGTGCTGATCATGTTTATAACAGTCGTCATTCTGATTATATTAGTACAGATTACACAATTTATCGGTAACAAAGTAGCAAGCATATATACAAGTAGATTATAA
- a CDS encoding MetQ/NlpA family ABC transporter substrate-binding protein: MKKLLVLLLSLVVVLAACGGKEDKDKTVKIGVTGIDSKVWEVVKEEAKKEGINIEFVEFQDYTAPNNALNEGEIDLNAFQHFAFLDQFKKDHKLDLSVVGTTVFAPLGVYSEKVKDIKDIKKGETIAIPDDVTNQARALRLLEAGGLIKLSDDFGLFGGPDKIKENKLNLKIKPIEAQQTPRVLPDVAASIINNGVAARAGFSPQDDPIYLEDSNSENVAPYINVIAAQTKDKDNKTYKKIVELYHSDKAKDALKEDTKDGEIAKNLSADEIKKIEEGLK, translated from the coding sequence ATGAAAAAATTATTGGTATTATTATTATCGTTAGTGGTTGTACTTGCAGCATGTGGAGGAAAAGAGGATAAAGATAAGACAGTAAAAATCGGTGTTACAGGTATAGATTCAAAGGTATGGGAAGTTGTTAAAGAAGAAGCGAAAAAAGAAGGCATTAATATTGAGTTTGTAGAATTTCAGGATTACACAGCACCAAATAATGCTTTGAATGAAGGTGAAATCGATTTAAACGCATTCCAGCATTTCGCATTCTTAGACCAATTTAAAAAGGATCATAAATTAGACCTTTCAGTTGTAGGGACTACAGTATTTGCACCACTAGGTGTATATTCAGAAAAAGTAAAAGATATTAAAGATATCAAAAAAGGTGAAACAATCGCAATTCCAGATGATGTAACAAATCAAGCACGTGCACTTCGCTTATTAGAAGCAGGTGGACTGATTAAGTTATCAGATGACTTCGGATTATTTGGTGGCCCAGATAAGATTAAAGAAAACAAGTTAAACCTTAAGATTAAACCGATTGAAGCACAGCAGACACCACGTGTATTACCAGATGTTGCAGCAAGTATTATCAATAACGGTGTTGCAGCGCGTGCAGGATTTAGTCCGCAAGATGATCCAATTTACTTAGAAGATTCAAATAGTGAAAATGTTGCACCGTATATCAATGTAATTGCTGCACAGACGAAAGATAAAGATAACAAGACATATAAAAAGATTGTAGAACTCTATCATTCAGATAAAGCGAAAGATGCATTGAAAGAAGACACAAAAGATGGCGAAATTGCGAAGAACTTAAGCGCAGACGAAATTAAGAAAATTGAAGAAGGATTAAAATAA
- a CDS encoding TetR/AcrR family transcriptional regulator, translated as MDKKQLIENSLIQLLEEHRFREITIKMLCNKAGINRSTFYAYFEDKYALLDSMIDSHISHLESILYTDLQDLHLQRDKKSSIEKYLEHIFQYIHEHRQFFRVLLTLHPAQNFTQKLLSNWRNNYMHVLETTASLQYPDYFISYTLGGQFGVLYFWLQNDCPEPPEVISKIIHNNIMKINR; from the coding sequence ATGGACAAAAAACAGTTAATCGAAAACAGTTTAATACAATTGCTGGAAGAACACCGATTCAGAGAAATAACGATAAAGATGCTATGTAATAAAGCTGGTATTAATCGTTCTACTTTCTATGCTTATTTTGAAGACAAATACGCATTACTGGATAGCATGATAGATTCACATATTTCACATCTAGAATCAATATTATATACTGATCTGCAGGACCTTCACTTACAGAGAGACAAAAAATCATCAATAGAAAAATACCTTGAACACATATTCCAGTATATTCATGAGCACAGACAATTCTTCAGAGTGTTACTCACCTTGCATCCTGCACAAAACTTTACACAGAAATTATTATCAAATTGGCGCAATAATTATATGCACGTCCTTGAAACAACTGCTAGTCTTCAGTATCCTGATTATTTTATCAGTTACACATTAGGGGGCCAGTTCGGTGTGTTGTATTTCTGGTTACAAAATGATTGTCCGGAACCTCCTGAAGTTATCAGCAAGATTATTCATAATAACATCATGAAAATTAATCGCTAA